In Eulemur rufifrons isolate Redbay chromosome 2, OSU_ERuf_1, whole genome shotgun sequence, the sequence GTCTCTGCTGAtgcaatttcttcctttttctctggaaaaagtagaaacagtCAGGAAAGAACTCCCAGGAGTCCCCATGAGCCCGTGTCTTGTCTGTGCTCTGTCCCATGTTTCCACAGCTGTGTGTTGTGCACTGTTCTGCTCCTAGCCAAGGCCAGCCCCGCAACCTGGATTGGACCCCTCCCTCCTCAAGGACATACCTCCtgcaatttctctttctctcctgcccttTTCCTATCACCATATAACCATGCTGCTTTTTGTCATCCTAAGGGAAGGGTCTGTGGCCCCATTTCTACTTCCAGCTATTGCTCTACTTCTTTCACTTTTCAGCAAAACTTGAAAACTGTCCACACTCACTGTCTCCAGTTTTACTCTTTCCATTCTCCTGTGAACCCCTCCCTGGCCAGGCCTGCCTTCCCACCATGTCACAAGATTTGGTCTTGTCGAGGCAGCGACCTgcatggtgctgaattttgtggTCAGTTTTCAGGCCTCTCCCATGAATACAAAGCCCCATGAGAATGGGGTGTGTGGGGGTACGTGTTTTCACACCGCTTTATCCCAGCACCTAAAGCAATGTCTGCCACCCAATAGGCAAGTAATAAATGAACATTTCACTGTTTCTAATGTAAAGCATTCACTCAAGAACAAgtaactgggccgggcgcggtggctcacgcctgtaatcctagcactctgggaggccgaggtgggcggatcgtttgagctcaggagttcgagaccagcctgagcaagagcgagaccccacctctactaaaaatagaaagaaattatatggacagctaaaaatatatataaaaaaaattagccgggcatggtggtgcatgcctgtagtcccagctactcgggaggctgagacaggaggatcgcttgagctcaggagtttgaggttgctgtgagctaggctgacgccacggcactcactctagcctgggcaacagagtgagactctgtctcaaaaaaaaaaaaaaaaaaaaaaaaaaaaaaaaagaacaagtaacTGGAGGCTATTAAGTGCCAGAGGTGTCCTGTGAAACTTACGACTTACAGAACTATGGAGTATGTTGATTATATTACCTGACAATTCAGATTCTATAACTAaatcttcaaaggaaaaaaaaaaaatgctgggctGTGCTGCCTGGCCTAGCTCTTCCCCCATCTCTCTACATTTTACTGTTTAGAAAGTCCTCATCTTTCTTTAAGATGGAGCAGGCCCAGCCTTTGTGGGATGGTGTTCTTGTCAAAGAGAAGTGGCGGAGATTCTTTTTGCTAGAAGATGAGTTTAAGACAAAatgacaagtttttaaaaattaacattagcaTGCCCTCCCTCATGTCATGAGTATTTATCGTTGTTAATTCTAATTAGGAGAGTTTCCTTCTTAATGGAGGTGAACACGCATTCCTTAGTAGGGGAATGCACGTTCCCCTTGAGGTGGGCATTTGGCCATACGTCAATACCAGTGGGTTACGGACCAGTGGAAGGATGGTACCTGGGTTGCAACCACTTCTGCACCTTCCCATGGCACTCTGTGTTATATGGTCTCTTTGTCTCTATCCTCTTCTAGCAGTGAGCTTGAGGGGAAAGAACACAACTTATTCATGTCTGGGCCTCCCACCTAAAATGGTGCTTTGTTAAGTAAATGTTCTGGGAAAGGAATAATGTACTACGCATGTCAAACAGAATAAAGACATTGGCCCTGCCTTCTTAGtaaaggagaagggggaaggcAACTAACATAGTTATAGAGCCACTGCTATGAGCCAGGACCTGAAGCTACAGATACAGTATCACCCTCACAGAACTCAAGATCTGGGGTTCAGCCTCTCTCCACCCTCAGAAGGGTGttatttctactttctcttccttACCGCCAGCCTCACACTTCTTTTCCTGAAGGGCACGAGATGTTCCTTTGGAAAACTGTCTGAGATCATACAATGTGAGCTGAGAGTTCAGCTGCATCCCCTGGGGATACTTGTGTGTCACAGACAAACTCAAACCTGAGACGCATCGTGGTTAGAGCAAGTGAAACTACACTGGCATTTCTCAGCTATCTACAATAAATACAAAACTACACTTCTGGAAGAACCAGGGCAACTCAGTGAGATGAAATACTTTCTACCTTTCTCATGACAGATACCCTTGAGACATACATATAATTTCAATTCTACATTTTTATGAGATGATAAATTGGCCTACTAAATAGTATATGGTAAGAGTTTGGGCTTCCATTTTACTGTTAAGAAAATCCTAATCTAAACACTAAAACGGTGGCCTAAACCCTACCTTATCTTAGCTCAATGTTTAGGGATGGTAaaaagggccaggcacagtagctcacacctgcaatcctagcactctgagaggctgaggcgggaggattgcttgagctcagaagtctgagaccagcctgagcaagagcgagaccccatctctactaaatatagaaaaaaatgagctgggcaaaaaaatagaaaaaaaattagccaggcatggtggtgtgcacctgtagtcccagctatgcgagaggctgaggcaggagaattccttgagcccaagagtttgaggttgctgtgagctagggttacgccacggcactctagcctgggcaacagagcaagactctgtttcaaaaaaaaaaaaaagtaaaaaggatcTTCTCACAGGCTAATTTTGAGGTTGATGTGGTGTTGTTCCTAAGCCCCACTTACCTGATTCTTTTAGGCAGTATAAACAGCATGATGCCAAACAACATTTTGAGTCCTGATTCTAGTTTACCTGAGTAAATGAACTTAGGTTTCTTGACCAAAATATCtaatactatttcatttattttactttttttccttgttccAGGTTCTTTCTGATgtatttgattaataaagatgaaaCCGAGCACACGGGTCAGGTGAGAAATAAAATGCCTTTAATTAAGAATCACACACCTGTGTTAGATCTCCCTTTCCCAGGTCTTGAGACTAAGCAGAGCACAGGCTATCTGAAATAGACGATCCCACTGTCTCTCGCATGCGTTTTTCCATCGCTGCTCTGAGACTTCATAAGCAGCCAGACTTCTATGGTGACCTCCGTCTATTCCAAaagtccccatggtcatccctccTAACCCACACTGATATTTTCCTAAACCCTCACGGTTACTGCTTCAGACTAGAATAGCTGGAGGTGGGGAAAACATTACAGAGAAAAGATAATGAGTAAGGAGTGGGTGGCTGCACCAAAGAGCAGGAGAATGGGAGTAAAGCAGAATGAGAGACAGCCCAAGAAAGATAACGACCTTGAGTGTGGGTGACGACGGGAAGGTGGAGGTGTGGGTGTGAGAGGATGAGTGAAAGGATGTGTCAAGAGAGTCTGTGACTAAGTGTGAGGAAGACATGGAAAGGTAGGGAACAAGAGAGGGAAACGTGGGTTACCAGATATTCAAACATCACTAGATTTGTAGGAAAACTTTACAGCTCAAACACTCAAAGGGAGAGGCAGTTGGTTTCCAGATCTGGCTTTAGTTCTCCAGGCATCTGCCTGAGCTAGCACTAAATGTTCCCTCCTTGTGctttcttctgccttccaccaaTTACAAGTGACATGCAGTCAGCCTATTGCTAACTCTTTAAGTATTTTTAGTGGCAAACAtggagttgtttccagttttgttcGGTGGAGGGGGGCAGGGGACTTGTTCTCCTCCCAGCCAGCACTGTCAGACACGGCTGCTTGCTCCCagagcagctgggctgggagtGGAGCAAGAAACAAGGTGCTGGTTTGGCCCCGTCAGTCTTCCTCAATGGAGCCAGACAAAGCAAAAGCAAACTGGGTCTTAGCTTACTGTGGTTTAAAAATAAGTACCCTTTGTTCACGTTATTTCAGGAATCTTACGTCTGGAAGATGTACCAAGAAAGGTGTTGGGATTTCTTCCCGGCCGGGGACTGCTTTCGCAAACAATATGAAGATCAGCTTGGCTAAATCCGAATGAAAGAAGCGCCACAATTCTGGACAGTCAACTTCAGTGAAATAAAACCTTTTTACGGTTCTGCGACATATTTGAAATGTGACGTTGTCTCCATGCCTCCCTTACAAGAACGTGTGCTGTTTTGAAATCAGTTTGGCTCTTGGTGCCTAATGGACATATACGGTGGGAGATAACctgtcaaaatatttaaaaaggtaaaagatgGTGAAGAATGGAGGAAACTCTCCTTGAATGCCTTCGAGTTTTTCAGTTCTAATTAACTAGTTGGTTGAGAGGGTGGCATTGAGGCATGGCCTAGAGAAGGCTGAAGCCTTGAATGCATAATAGCTGAAATGTTGAACATCTGGATGTTATAGGACACTATCCAACTAGTGACTCATGGTCTGAACTACAAAAAATCATTTCCACTGCAGTCTAATTTTTCCCATGGTACTTGCTAGTGACTGTATCCAGAATCAGCTTGAAAAGCTTTTAAGCAGTCaaagaaataggaaggaaaaaaaaaaaaaaccaacactttGTCGACACTGAAATATCGATTAAGTGCCTTAAAAATCTCTTTAGATATAGCTATGCAAGTTTTTTATGTTTGTGTTCCAGAAGGACAGTTCCCTTAATTAGTTGTGTTGATCTCCTGTCTTACTTTATGAAACTGCACTTGAAGGTTATtcatactattattattatttttttttagtaacagCTTGTCAATTGCTGTTATTAGAAGAAAAGTACTGtactgaaaattcagaaaaaaaatctccatcttATGCCAAAACTGAGTAATGCTTTATGGTCTCTTGTAAGTAGTGGAGCTGCTGTGTGTAGGTGAATCTCCTCAAATAAAATGAAGTGCCCACTGCAATAAAGTCATACACACCAGTCTGTGGTTTGACCTCTTGGAATGTACCGCTCTGTGACTGACTGGTGGGGAAGGGGCGTAAGACCCCCGGCTCTGCACGAGAAAGAGAAAATCCACAGACCAGGGTTTGTTTATTTTGGCCAAATGCATGCCTCAGCTGCATCTATTCTCTGCAGCAGCAGTGCCTGCTATGCTGTAAACATTGTGAGGAAGGAGGCTGGAAACAAGAGCCATCCATCCCCTGCCCTTAAGGACATCTATTAGACTACTAAGccagaaaaacaaatgcaacaaGCCTCTCCAATGTCTTATTTCAGATATTGTCCAGCACAGAGGTAGGCATTTACTGCTGTAAGCGTAATGGAACACACTGGCCTGGGGCGTGTTTGTAAACTAGCTGCTCCCGAAGGAAAGCCTATGCCCACCCTTACTCAGAAGGCAACCAAAATTTGCTtcaggcactttttttttttttttcttcaagaaatcATGCTGTCCAACCAGTCTTCCAGCTCTTCCTCGGTAACAGTTTTTGATGTACTTGGTTGCTCAGGTTCCACGTTCTTTTCTTCAGTCACAGATGGTGTTGGAGGAActggagaaataaaagcaatgttAACAACCTTGCGTTAGTCCCAAAATTGAGGCTTAAAGCTTCCCTGGGGTTTGTTCCAGGATATAATTCAGTTCTAATTATTACTTTCCTTATAACAAGGGGAAATGTCATCATTGTTACTCCCTAAAATGATACAGTAATAtctaaacaaattaataaatggaaagtaGAGATTTGCTCTATTTATGCTGAAGTTGAATTTCACAGttcacttgttttgttttgttttgttttgtttttcaagactaacagctcagttttctttttcctgttgtaGCCATCCTGGAAAATCATTAAAGGCTCTTGAATGCAGTACTTGCCTCGGGCCTCACCACATCATATGGGCCACCAGCTCACAGAGCATGCACAAATTAGAAAGTGTTCTTCCTttttagggggggaaaaaaaaatcaaaatagcaaGAAAGAGGTATGAAAATTGGCCTGTTCAGTCGATTAAAAGGTCTGCCACTGAAAAGCTGAGAGCTACAGGTATTCTAATGCCTTTTGATAGCAGAAGTTCAATTTGCAGCCCCAGGTTTACATGCAATCAGGCAGGCAGCAGCTCTGGACGCTGGGTATATAGAGTGAGAGGGATGTTGTCAGAAAGGTCAGCTCAGGGGGAAGCAGAGCTGTGAGCACAGAAAGAGACGTCCGTGGACAACACCGATCGATGGCAGACACCGACAGGGATGTGTATGGAAGTGATGTGCGTGGGCTGCTCTCACAGAAACACCAGCATCAAGATGCTGGATGGGGAATAAAAGGAAAGCCATACCTTTTTCCTCTTGGGCCACCTCCCCATCCTTCTCAGATTTCGGGTCCTGAGAGGTCTGAGCTGGTGAGATGTTCTCCTCTTCTTTTATGGGCACATCTAAATTAAGCAACAGATCTAGTTCTTCGTCCAGGTGGTCTGCTGCTGACTGCACCGGGGCAGCGGGATTCTGAGAAGCCCTTGAAAGACTCAGTCTCAGGCTGTCTTTGCCCAGGGACTCGGGACCGCCGGCAGATTTCAGCTCTGAGAGGGGCCCCTTCAGCTGCATCCCTAGTCCCTTGCCGTCTTCACTTCTCTTTGGTTTCACCTGAGGAAGCTCCAAAGGAACTGTGGACTGAAGGAGAAGTTAAAGATGTGAGTCTTGCCATATTTGCTTAAGTACAGACAAAACACAGGAGGCTAAGGAAGCGGACAAACTTTGTGGGGTAGGAAACTCAATTCAGACAGTTCATTCACCAAGTATCTCTGGTCCAGCCCCCGAACCACAGCCCCTCTGGATTCATCTGGGGTAAACGGGGGCGGGGGGCCCTCACTGAAACACGACAGCTCTGCACCTCCTGCTCGCCCCACCTCAGCCCTTAGCTCACTAGCTTGGAGTTAGAATTAAAAGGTCCATGTCTTCCTAGCACTGGGCTGCAAACTGACAGTACCATGGGcctttttgaatttttacttaaatCTGTAATGAGACATGAATAGCCACAATATTCTGAGCCTTGATATGGATGCTGATTCCATGGTTAtaaatacttatgtgcacattccTGTATCTGTGTTgcattattaataaaagtttaaaaactccCCAGATGACTGTAACGTAAGGTTACAGTCTAAGGCTGAGAATCACTGCTGTCAGGGGAAGGCTCCCTGGACCAGCACGGCCTCACAGTGGGCAGATTGAGAATGAGATGCAACCTCTACCGGGGATCCTGACCCCTCAGTCTTACATACGTAAGCACCCTGAACAGACATTTAAGACAGTATGGCTTTATACATAAATTGGAATAAACACTCAGCATTGTCAGTTATGCAGGCAAGGCTGGGATGGGGTCCTCTAGAGTCATTTCACTGGTCTGGAGTGAGTGTCTGGCATTGTcaacttcccaggtgattctagtgTGCAAACAAGCTTGAGAATAACTTCTGTACAGCAtggtagattttaaaaatgatttagcCAGGTTTTCAAAgctactataattattttataccttTACTCTAATGCCTGCCACTGACATAACATCCTTCATGTTCAAATGCTCACACAccacttcctctctctcctgagtCCTGGAGCCTTTACCTCAGCATTCCCTGCTGTGTCCTGCTAAGCATTCCTCACTGTGTGGCTCAAATCAAGCACTTCACAACTTTGGACATCACCAGACACCCGGCACGAAAAGCCAGCAGCATGCTCCCAAACACCACGAAACATGTCTACAGAATCGCCTGGGTGATCCCCCATCAGAGGCAAATGCAATCCTTTCTAGTTTTTTCCCTTGTCCCTACCTGTCCTCCAGCCCTGAACTCTGTCTGCTGCCCCAAATCTTAGGCTCATAAATGCAATGGAAACAGCAACTGGGTGCGTAACCAACTCATCACGATGCTCAAGCTTAGCATCACATTCTGCCACAGAAGGAAGCTTATCATTTTAGTTCCTAGGGTCTTTTTTTTGTTAACTCAATCGAGCCACAATTAAACTTTGAAGTTCTTCGTGGTATAGTCCTTGGGTCTCCTCCTCTCTTAGTTCATCAATTGCCACCTCATCTTGCTAACTCCCAAATTATTTTTAGCCTTAACTCTGCACCACAGATTTTTACATCCAATTGATGGATAGTTCCACTTGGATAGCTCAGAGGCACAAACTCATCATGTTCAAGCCTTACGCTTCCTGATACTCTCTACCACTGAGTTGCACAAGCTGGAAAACCTTGAATTCTTCCTTATCTGCTCTCTCTCCATGTTCGACATATTACCAAATCCTGTTAATTTTACCTTTGAAATACTTCTCAGTAAAGTCTGCTTCTCTGCCATCTCCACCGTCACTACCCTAGTCCCAGCTGCAGTGCTACTCACCTGGACCCCGTGCTAGTCTCCTAACGTTCCTCCCCTCATCTGTCCATTGTGTGTGCACAGACTTGCCCACAAGCACGCACACTCCAATCCCACAGTCTACTCTCCATCATCAACGTCGTTTTGTTAATGCAGATCTGACTGGGCCCCTCTCCTTTAAATTCCAGTTCAAATGTTCTTCTACTTTAGACCTCAGCTTATCTGTCACTTCCTCAGGAAAGTTGTTCCCAACCACACCACAGAAGACCCTGATCTACTCTCATGACACACTGTACTTCACCGCAATGGACTTACAGCCGTTTGTCTATGTTTGTGTGACTATGTGATGGATTTGATTCATGCCCATCTTTCCCAGCGGAGTAACCTCCAGGAAGGCAGGAACCATGTCTGTCTACTTACCACGGTGTTCCTAGTGCTGAACACAGTCTGGCATATGAATATTTTGAGTAAAATAACAGCCAGACTTTATAGTTCTACATTTCATTCAATTCCATGACATTTGAtcctttaaaatctttcaaacataaaattgaaaagaataacttaaaaaattattgcatTGTCCTTTAAACTTTACAAATGGCTGCCTTGATATAAAGCCCTCAGCTTTATGAAGAGCTGAGTCTGAGACCTCCTGCAGAGGGAGCTCtcccctctttttcttctcctgccctAATCCACACCAGCTTGAAGAAGCCTTCCGGGGTTTTTACCTGAACCAACTCCGCAGCAACGTTGAGTCGCAGTGACAGAGGCAGTTCTTGAAGGGCTCGAACCAATGACTCACTATCCACGTAAAGTGCtgaattctatatatatatttaaaaaaaggaaataaaatatcaggTGATGATTAAGTATGACCTTTTGGAAATAAAACAGCAGAAGATGAAAGAAAGTAACTGCAAATAAATCATCCACTGGAGTTGCTTTGGGCTGGGAGTCAGTCGGATCGTAAATCACACCTGATGTGCTATAGTTTCCATCAGCTCCACGTTAAGACCAACAAAAGCACAACTACCTTCTTGAGCCGGGGCTCACACTGTTGGACAGCAGCAGGGCGGTGAGCACCCGCATGTCAAGCTTGCTCAGTAACCTGCAAACTGGGAGGCTTTTGCAATTACTGGCcagcagaaagacaaataagcaTTGAATAAAATCGAAGTGGATATCACCCCTACGTGCAGACTGCTGGCCttagggagaagagggaagggctGTTTAGACAGTGAAATGGGGCTGACAGGTGTCTCCAAATGCTTCTCTTTGAAGGAGAAAGCAGAGAATAGAAGCTTAGCCCCTAGCCAGCTGGACTCTGTGTGAGGCCCACATTAAAGGCTTCCTTTGACTCTTCCCATTCACAGAAGCAAAGTCATGTCAATGCATGGACCTCACAAATTGACACTATGTGAGAAAACATTCCAGGTAATCCCCATGGTCCCTAATAGCTGCTGCTAAGTGTCCTGGCCACTCATGGGAAGCAAAAAACTAAACGGTGGTCACAATGATGTTACATACAGAGGCGTATACCACTGGCCTCCTAGTCTCCCAAGCACTGTCACAGGCCCAGCAAGGACCACCGTCCTATAATCACTGCCTTCAAGTTGAAGAAAATCCAGTGGTCATCTAGTGTAATCTCTACTTCAATGCAGGAATGGCTCAGGTAGATGGGTTTATGATGACTAGAGTTGGAGACACATTCCTGGTGGGCTCAAACAGAGCCCTGCCACTAAAGCCAGactcactctaacccctaagccacaCAACAGTGGGACATGGGGACTGAAAGGAAGGATCCGGCTTTCCAACTGGCCTTCTGAAGTTGTCCTGAGATGGCTAGCTCTTAGATCAGCAACCTGGCAGCACCCAATACGACCCTTGCCCTGGAAAAAGGGATTTTCTATCTAAAAAATATAGTGTATAGTATATTTAAGGAACAGGATCGAGGGCAGCAATGCCCTGATAAGAATGCGGGAAATTCAATATGTATTCAGGCCATTCCTTTAGTCCTGAACACAGCACATTAAGTGCTATGATCAAGACCAGCATGGCCAAGTCTTTGTTCTCAAGTTTGGGGAAACCCTCTCAACCCCCTATAAAATCGTGATCCTGAATGTTTCACCCACAGGGAAGTCACCACATTACAAGCAGGAAATCTCACCGTTCCCACTGCCAAGTGTCTGCAAAGTCACACCGTGTAGATCCCCTTCCCTCAATCTATAAAAGAAGGAGAACTTGACCTCTGCAATTCCTGGCCACCAGTCCATGTCCTCTCTTAGCTCTCTAGAGAGGGGCTGTTGAGATGTGCTGGGATCTAGCTAAaagtgtccaaatttcctctgcCCTCTTTTGCATCACGTGCAACACAACTACAAGGAATATTATAAACAAGGAAAAGTTTGTGAGACCAAAGATATAGGGAACGGCTGGCTGTGTTCATGAGCTGTGCTCTGAATGAAGCTCAGTGGTGTCCCCTACTTGACTGTCGTCTTCTCCCACATTCCTGATTCCCTCCCATCATCTAGTGCCCAGCTGACGTTGCACCACCTCCACAATGCCTTTGCAACACTTCAAACCAGTGTTTTCTGTGGCTTCCCCTGTCTCCTCGCAGGAGTCCTGTGGCTGAGAACCTCCCATCAAACGCCACCGTGTaagatgactttctttttttggtcacCAGTTTGT encodes:
- the AVEN gene encoding cell death regulator Aven, translated to MQAERGARGGRGRRPGRERPGGDRHSERAGAAAAVARGGGGGDGGGRRGRGRGFRGGRGGGAPRGGRRDRGGRGGRGAGPSAPVEDDSDAETYGEENDEQGNYSKRKIVSNWDRYQDIEKEVNNESGESQRGTDFSVLLSSAGDSFSQFRFAEEKEWDGEASCPKQNSALYVDSESLVRALQELPLSLRLNVAAELVQSTVPLELPQVKPKRSEDGKGLGMQLKGPLSELKSAGGPESLGKDSLRLSLSRASQNPAAPVQSAADHLDEELDLLLNLDVPIKEEENISPAQTSQDPKSEKDGEVAQEEKVPPTPSVTEEKNVEPEQPSTSKTVTEEELEDWLDSMIS